From a single Mycosarcoma maydis chromosome 14, whole genome shotgun sequence genomic region:
- the opt6 gene encoding oligopeptide transporter 6 has protein sequence MVNEIDIARTSSHSSSGAKSSSKDHAATPGIEELHNVEKNLKNDFLDHRINDPNMETEKIDAVERVIEQGDYKAEAQIEEELEEDSPYPEVRAAVSNIDDPTMPVMTFRAWTLGLLFTIVIPGVNQLLSYRYPTTTITSFVAQLLAYPMGVFMAKVLPTKVFKTPFGSFTLNPGPFNVKEHTIITVMSNVTYQRAYASNVSAVQRITYGFDWGFGYIILLTLSSQLIGFSMAGFFRRWLVWPAAMIWPGNLGNTALFSALHRQVDTGSNHMSRYKFFMIAVSCAFAWYFVPGYLFALMSVGNWFCLIAPNNVPLNQILGTQQGLGLIPLTFDWNQYSYNGNPIYTPWWAQANVLGGFLFCYCFIAPILYYKNVWNFAYLPFSTSGVYDRFGKKFKTSKVTTPDHLHFNPAGYNAYSEQYFSVTYAVSFALSFASITAIVVHVALFHGKQIYKQFTTSINAERDVHARLMQRYPEVPKLWYAILFLICFGMGVGCTAGYATDFPVWAFIISLIIGAFFMLPVGIVYAISNVEVGLNVISEFIIGYMHPGSATGMMMFKVFCYMAVYQGLSFTGDMKLGHYMKVPPRDMFIAQVTAIVVSSFVVLGVQSWVFSNIKNVCTPEAADNFTCNYLIVFGTASQIWGLIGPGAVFSPGKQYGKLLWMFLAGAIFPVIVWALTKKFPRSFIRKVNSPVIFTGTGLMPPATGINFTAWAMCGFVFNYILKKYRTGWWTRYNYVLGAALDTGTAISAVIIFFCLIFPSGKQSDFASDGWWGNTAPYNTADGELASYLTAPETGFAPAPADFRPYMA, from the coding sequence ATGGTCAACGAGATTGATATCGCTCGAACTTCGAGCCACAGCTCTTCGGGAGCCAAGTCCTCTTCCAAAGATCATGCTGCTACTCCTGGCATCGAAGAGCTCCACAATGTCGAGAAGAACCTCAAGAATGATTTCCTCGACCACCGCATCAATGACCCCAACATGGAGACCGAAAAAATTGAcgctgtcgagcgagtcaTCGAGCAGGGCGACTACAAGGCCGAGGCTcagatcgaggaggagctcgaggaggacTCGCCGTACCCTGAAGTGCGCGCCGCCGTCTCCAACATCGATGACCCCACCATGCCCGTCATGACCTTCCGTGCGTGGACCCTTGGTCTGCTCTTTACCATTGTCATCCCAGGCGTCAACCAGCTTCTCAGCTACCGATACCCCACCACCACTATCACTTCCTTCGTCGCACAGCTGCTTGCATACCCCATGGGTGTCTTCATGGCCAAGGTTCTACCGACCAAAGTCTTCAAGACTCCGTTTGGCAGCTTCACCCTCAATCCTGGCCCGTTCAACGTCAAGGAgcacaccatcatcactgTGATGAGCAACGTGACCTACCAGCGTGCTTACGCTTCCAACGTCTCGGCGGTTCAGCGCATCACCTACGGATTCGACTGGGGCTTTGGCTACATTATTCTGCTCACTCTCAGTTCGCAGCTCATTGGTTTCTCCATGGCTGGTTTCTTCCGTCGATGGCTCGTCTGGCCAGCTGCAATGATCTGGCCAGGTAATCTCGGCAACACAGCGCTTTTCAGCGCCCTTCACCGACAGGTCGACACCGGCAGCAACCACATGTCGCGATACAAGTTCTTCATGATCGCCGTCTCCTGCGCTTTTGCGTGGTACTTTGTTCCTGGTTACCTTTTCGCCCTCATGTCGGTCGGCAACTGGTTCTGCCTCATCGCCCCCAACAACGTCCCTCTTAACCAGATCCTTGGTACCCAGCAGGGCCTTGGCCTTATTCCCCTTACGTTTGACTGGAACCAGTACTCGTACAACGGTAACCCCATTTATACTCCGTGGTGGGCACAGGCCAACGTGCTTGGTGgcttcttgttctgctACTGCTTCATCGCCCCGATCCTCTACTACAAGAACGTCTGGAACTTTGCCTACCTTCCCTTCTCCACCAGTGGTGTCTATGACCGATTCGGAAAAAAATTCAAGACCTCTAAGGTTACTACCCCTGACCACCTTCACTTTAACCCAGCGGGTTACAACGCCTACTCGGAGCAGTACTTCTCGGTCACCTATGCCGTGTCATTTGCGCTCTCGTTTGCGTCGATCACCGCCATCGTTGTTCACGTCGCGCTCTTCCACGGAAAGCAGATCTACAAGCAGTTCACCACTTCGATCAACGCCGAGCGCGACGTTCACGCGCGTCTTATGCAAAGATACCCCGAGGTGCCCAAGCTCTGGTACGCCATCCTCTTTCTGATCTGCTTTGGCATGGGTGTCGGATGCACTGCCGGCTACGCCACCGACTTCCCCGTTTGGGCCTTCATCATCTCACTAATCATCGGCGCGTTCTTCATGCTACCGGTTGGTATCGTGTACGCCATCTCCAACGTTGAGGTTGGTCTAAACGTCATCTCGGAGTTCATCATTGGCTACATGCACCCTGGCTCGGCTACCGGCATGATGATGTTCAAAGTTTTTTGCTACATGGCTGTCTACCAGGGTCTCTCGTTTACCGGCGATATGAAACTCGGCCACTACATGAAGGTTCCTCCTAGGGACATGTTCATTGCCCAGGTCACCGCCATTGTCGTTTCGTCCTTTGTTGTTCTCGGCGTTCAGAGCTGGGTCTTCTCCAACATCAAGAACGTCTGCACACCTGAAGCTGCTGACAACTTCACCTGCAACTACCTCATTGTCTTTGGTACTGCTTCACAGATTTGGGGTCTCATCGGACCTGGCGCTGTCTTCTCGCCGGGTAAGCAGTATGGCAAGCTGTTGTGGATGTTCTTGGCTGGTGCCATTTTCCCCGTCATCGTCTGGGCTCTTACCAAGAAGTTCCCTCGCTCGTTCATTCGCAAGGTCAACTCGCCCGTCATCTTCACCGGTACCGGACTCATGCCTCCTGCCACGGGTATCAACTTTACTGCCTGGGCAATGTGTGGTTTCGTGTTTAACTACATCTTGAAGAAGTACCGCACCGGCTGGTGGACACGATACAACTACGTCTTGGgtgctgcgctcgacacTGGTACCGCGATTTCAGCAGTGATCATCTTCTTCTGTCTCATCTTCCCTTCGGGCAAACAGAGCGACTTTGCCTCCGACGGCTGGTGGGGCAACACGGCGCCTTACAACACGGCAGACGGCGAATTGGCCTCATACCTCACTGCTCCCGAGACCGGATTCGCCCCGGCGCCTGCCGACTTTAGGCCTTACATGGCGTAA
- a CDS encoding putative phenol 2-monooxygenase, with amino-acid sequence MTKDRIANDGLSAPSGDSVKESYCDILIIGAGPAGLMAANWLAVQGLGPSVRIIDKRNDKIFNGQADGLQCRSLEILHSFGLAEGIWRQSNRMIEMQFWNPGPDGQLQRTGRKPDTIPGISRWQQCVLHQGRIEKVFLDSIAEHSRNKLSVERAILPESLTVDEAAVDDSEAFPIQVEVRRLSEEEATASQMGQSIPNGLFRSSLAPDDTPSAANDARVESGTRERIHAKYVIGCDGAHSWTRRQMGSKMEGDQTSFVWGVLDAVPITNFPDVRSRCAIHSADSGSMMIIPREDGLVRFYIQVSELNKGIDRYSITPEMILKTAKAIIAPYTLDIGEGDLDWWTAYVIGQRTADKFSLYDRVFIAGDACHTHSPKAGQGMNTSMQDAYNLTWKIASVIKRVSPRSILPTYEMERKQIAQDLITFDHKFSRLFSGKPARDEADAAGISMTEFQQAFEKGNRFASGLSVDYQRSLITVKPEGSSHTSIEGGIVVSHAKVEAPADHVVSDAGLSGASAGEKRIEPGKRFNTAQVVCHATALPYELADWIVSDGRWRIVYFCGDIRNADCNGEMKQVGDYVAQQLVPHFTPKDQDPDSIIEVLTVSATPRGENELQDYHEALRPSTSRHHRPTADNTYNVSADYHKIFVDDDSYHQGHGQAYRKYGLRQDRGTLVVIRPDGYVSLLIAARQYDKLGKFFDKVLLPASKHLTHQHTRIKREQAKYMLVESEEEVKPKLPARAELPTSTLARAHSQKTTQGSAAPTAAM; translated from the coding sequence ATGACCAAAGATCGAATTGCAAATGATGGCTTGAGCGCGCCTTCAGGGGATAGCGTCAAAGAGTCGTACTGCGATATACTCATTATTGGCGCAGGTCCAGCCGGACTCATGGCTGCCAACTGGCTGGCAGTACAAGGTCTAGGACCCTCGGTGCGCATAATCGACAAGCGTAACGACAAGATTTTCAACGGCCAGGCCGATGGACTCCAGTGCCGGTCGCTCGAGATTTTGCACAGCTTTGGTTTAGCAGAAGGCATCTGGCGCCAAAGCAACCGcatgatcgagatgcaatTCTGGAACCCGGGCCCGGACGGACAACTGCAGAGAACCGGTAGGAAGCCCGACACTATTCCCGGCATTTCGCGCTGGCAGCAGTGTGTGCTTCATCAAGGCCGTATCGAAAAAGTCTTCCTGGACAGTATCGCCGAGCACTCTAGAAACAAgctcagcgtcgagcgtgcTATCCTGCCTGAATCGCTCACGGTCGATGAAGCGGCCGTCGATGATTCTGAGGCTTTTCCGATTCAAGTCGAGGTTCGCAGGCTAtcggaagaagaagctACGGCCTCGCAGATGGGCCAGAGCATTCCCAATGGTCTCTTCCGCTCATCGCTCGCTCCAGATGATACACCGTCGGCAGCGAACGATGCTCGTGTTGAATCTGGAACTCGCGAACGTATCCATGCCAAGTATGTGATTGGCTGCGATGGCGCCCACTCGTGGACGCGTCGCCAGATGGGCAGCAAGATGGAGGGTGACCAAACATCGTTCGTCTGGGGcgtgctcgatgctgtACCTATCACCAACTTCCCCGATGTGCGCAGCCGCTGTGCTATCCACTCTGCCGACTCAGGTAGTATGATGATTATCCCGCGCGAGGATGGCCTAGTGCGATTCTACATCCAAGTCTCTGAGCTCAACAAGGGTATAGACCGATACAGCATTACACCGGAGATGATCCTCAAGACGGCCAAGGCCATCATTGCACCTTATACACTCGACATTGGCGAGGGCGATCTGGATTGGTGGACGGCCTATGTCATCGGACAACGCACCGCTGACAAGTTTTCGCTTTACGATCGCGTATTCATCGCCGGAGATGCATGCCACACCCACTCGCCAAAAGCTGGCCAGGGTATGAATACTTCGATGCAAGACGCGTACAATCTGACCTGGAAGATCGCCTCCGTGATCAAGCGTGTCTCGCCAAGAAGTATTCTGCCAACGTACGAGATGGAGCGCAAACAGATTGCGCAAGACTTGATCACGTTTGACCACAAGTTCAGTCGTCTGTTCAGTGGCAAGCCTGCGAGGGACGAAGCAGATGCTGCAGGAATCTCGATGACCGAGTTCCAGCAGGCGTTTGAAAAGGGAAACCGTTTTGCATCGGGTTTGTCGGTCGACTACCAACGATCGCTTATCACCGTCAAGCCGGAAGGTAGCAGTCACACTTCGATTGAAGGCGGAATCGTAGTCAGTCACGCCAAGGTCGAAGCGCCTGCTGACCATGTAGTGAGTGATGCCGGTTTGTCTGGCGCATCAGCAGGAGAAAAGCGTATTGAGCCAGGCAAGAGGTTTAACACCGCACAGGTCGTCTGCCACGCTACCGCGCTCCCATACGAGCTGGCGGACTGGATTGTATCGGATGGCCGATGGCGTATCGTGTACTTCTGCGGCGACATTCGCAATGCTGACTGCAACGGTGAGATGAAACAGGTTGGCGACTATGTGGCTCAGCAGCTAGTGCCTCACTTCACGCCGAAAGATCAAGACCCTGACTCGATAATCGAAGTGTTGACCGTTTCTGCTACACCGCGAGGCGAGAACGAGTTGCAAGACTACCACGAGGCTCTTCGCCCATCTACAAGCCGTCACCATCGCCCGACCGCCGATAACACGTACAACGTTTCTGCAGACTATCACAAGATCtttgtcgacgacgattcgTATCACCAAGGTCACGGCCAGGCGTACCGAAAATACGGATTGCGACAAGATAGAGGCACGCTTGTCGTCATTCGACCCGACGGGTACGTGTCGCTTCTTATCGCAGCTAGGCAGTACGATAAGTTGGGAAAGTTCTTCGATAAGGTCCTGTTACCTGCGAGTAAGCATTTGACTCATCAGCACACAAGGATCAAGCGTGAGCAGGCAAAGTATATGCTTGTAGAGAGCGAGGAGGAAGTAAAGCCAAAGTTGCCAGCTAGGGCAGAGCTACCAACCAGCACGTTGGCGCGCGCTCATTCACAAAAGACGACACAGGGGTCTGCCGCCCCTACGGCTGCTATGTAG
- a CDS encoding uncharacterized protein (related to lipase/esterase), with translation MGHSIVSPRYWLLKLTATLVRSLVYWKRGTERYLRSRPLPEGIVRETLQIPSRDKGRFIGVDLYRPADTSASAKLPVVVNWHGSGYVIPSWGEDREFIIQAVKALGCSVLDCDYRKGPEYPFPSGSDDAQDAVDWVLTQSQRFDIDKLALSGFSAGACLALSTGNIFGPNKIRAISCLYPPIDVSLETPEKPVPYEPRSGIHLSPQAVNLFNNSYLSAPTDRTQPRFRIRGLETSRFPNHIFAAGGELDVLHDIAKEYFAEVARLEKDKKIIFVSVEREEHAWDKNPLVPESIESRDDVYRQMFDNIKQAFSS, from the coding sequence ATGGGTCACAGCATCGTTTCGCCGCGATACTGGCTCCTGAAGCTCACAGCTACATTGGTCCGGTCCCTTGTGTATTGGAAACGAGGCACAGAGCGTTATCTACGAAGCCGACCCTTGCCTGAAGGAATCGTTCGTGAGACATTACAAATTCCCTCTCGAGACAAGGGCCGCTTCATCGGAGTCGACCTCTACCGCCCAGCCGATACTTCTGCTTCGGCAAAGCTGCCTGTTGTCGTCAATTGGCACGGTAGTGGCTATGTGATTCCTAGCTGGGGTGAGGATCGCGAATTCATCATCCAGGCTGTCAAGGCGCTAGGCTGCAGCGTTCTCGACTGCGATTACCGCAAAGGTCCCGAATACCCCTTTCCGTCTGGAAGTGATGACGCCCAAGATGCTGTGGACTGGGTGCTGACGCAATCGCAACgcttcgacatcgacaAGTTGGCACTCTCCGGTTTCAGTGCCGGCGCATGTCTCGCATTGAGCACAGGCAACATCTTTGGCCCGAACAAAATTCGCGCCATCTCTTGCCTCTATCCTCCCATTGATGTCAGTCTCGAAACGCCGGAGAAGCCGGTACCTTATGAACCTCGTAGTGGCATCCACCTGTCTCCTCAGGCGGTGAACCTGTTCAACAATAGCTACCTGTCGGCCCCCACGGATCGAACACAGCCAAGATTCCGTATTCGTGGTCTCGAGACCTCTCGTTTCCCCAACCATATCTTTGCCGCTGgtggcgagctcgatgtCCTCCACGACATCGCCAAAGAGTACTTCGCCGAAGTAGCTCGGCTTGAAAAGGACAAGAAGATCATTTTTGTCAGCGTAGAGAGGGAAGAACACGCTTGGGACAAGAACCCACTTGTGCCCGAGTCGATCGAATCGCGCGACGACGTCTACCGTCAGATGTTTGACAACATCAAACAAGCTTTTAGCAGCTAG
- a CDS encoding uncharacterized protein (related to 3-phytase A precursor) produces the protein MPSAPKKDRRSSDDDLEADSLILHRLSTDASGMSRIQSVSGNPDPNTRVTDVYDDLDGNYDVKSPRMEKFPARGVLENSNSSTRIDKTGRPAWFRGLLEGDVPGVNSRGAGMPASMAQRNRRQRVRCMRLSMIIGGGLLVIGAFAFALGPKVGVSPSKLYDYMGDKWYGESGVIPFEFNKPVGYPGFYTTGTPPDFAEHMTRTAAAPTQTIGASPIQTTIPGFQDASFKPFEHMGPLTPYLSSSGWGIDDAKYAGTPTSASGQACRLAQAHMLHRHGARYPTAGGPPDVLRDFLRQNPSLRYSGSLSFLNDYKFGVGEELLTPVGRGQLYDSGVKAALLYGKLVADDLAEKDAHGKPKTLFARAGSQQRIVDSGLAWLNGFFGSNWTSTSSFEIQIEHPGFNTTTAPEFACAAWKKPGSSPGGAMADKWAAIYLQDAILRLGPNFGGAKLNSTLLFGMQQMCSYDTVAFGYSDFCALFTKQEWLDYEYAWDLKFMNTNGATSPLGKAYGLGWVNELVSRLTRTPWKLETQTSENSTLNLDATTFPLDRRLYVDFTHDSTITSVLAALDLADFNERLDVPVDGKRVDEMRHFKTSKLVPFAARLVVELWDCADEYELVRFKLNDAVIPLGQYRDCEQRKDGMCKKESLLKALAARNHHGWWDKCRV, from the coding sequence ATGCCTTCTGCTCCCAAAAAAGACCGCCGATCATCAGACGACGATCTGGAAGCAGATTCACTTATCCTTCACCGACTCTCGACCGATGCCTCAGGCATGTCACGTATACAATCTGTCTCTGGAAACCCTGATCCAAACACTCGCGTCACCGACGTCTACGACGATCTTGATGGAAACTATGACGTCAAGTCTCCTCGAATGGAGAAGTTCCCCGCACGTGGTGTGCTGGAGAACTCGAACAGTTCAACGCGTATCGACAAAACGGGTCGACCCGCTTGGTTTCGCGGTCTCCTCGAAGGAGACGTACCAGGAGTGAACAGCCGAGGTGCGGGCATGCCTGCGTCGATGGCGCAGCGCAATCGAAGACAGCGAGTGAGATGCATGCGGCTCAGCATGATTATTGGCGGGGGGTTGTTGGTGATTGGCGCATTCGCTTTTGCACTAGGTCCGAAAGTTGGAGTTTCACCGTCCAAACTATACGACTACATGGGTGACAAGTGGTATGGAGAAAGCGGTGTGATTCCGTTCGAGTTCAACAAACCTGTTGGGTATCCTGGGTTCTACACTACAGGAACACCGCCTGATTTCGCAGAACACATGACGAGGACAGCAGCCGCACCAACACAGACCATTGGGGCATCACCCATTCAAACCACCATCCCAGGTTTCCAAGATGCGAGCTTCAAACCGTTTGAACACATGGGTCCGCTTACCCCGTATCTCTCATCCTCAGGTTGGGGCATCGATGACGCCAAGTACGCCGGTACACCCACTTCCGCCTCTGGCCAGGCATGCCGCCTCGCGCAAGCGCACATGCTGCATCGTCATGGAGCACGCTACCCTACCGCTGGTGGACCGCCGGATGTCCTGCGCGATTTTCTTCGCCAGAATCCGTCGCTTCGCTACTCTGGCAGTCTCTCGTTCTTGAACGACTACAAGTTCGGCGTGGGTGAAGAGCTGCTCACCCCTGTCGGCCGCGGTCAACTTTACGATTCCGGCGTCAAAGCTGCGTTATTGTACGGCAAGCTTGTCGCCGATGATCTCGCCGAAAAAGATGCGCACGGAAAACCAAAGACACTGTTCGCCCGAGCCGGCAGTCAACAGCGAATCGTTGATTCCGGTCTAGCCTGGCTGAACGGGTTCTTTGGTAGCAACTGgacctcgacaagctcgttTGAGATTCAAATCGAACATCCTGGTTTCAACACCACCACTGCACCTGAATTCGCCTGTGCGGCATGGAAGAAACCCGGATCGTCACCCGGCGGGGCGATGGCTGACAAATGGGCAGCTATCTACCTTCAAGATGCCATCCTTCGTCTTGGACCCAACTTTGGTGGAGCCAAGCTCAACTCGACCTTGTTGTTTGGCATGCAACAGATGTGTTCTTACGATACGGTCGCCTTTGGCTATAGCGACTTTTGCGCTTTGTTTACCAAGCAAGAATGGTTGGACTACGAATACGCCTGGGACTTGAAGTTTATGAACACCAATGGAGCCACTTCACCGCTCGGCAAGGCGTATGGCTTGGGTTGGGTCAACGAGCTGGTTTCGAGGTTGACTCGAACACCGTggaagctcgagacgcagacgagcgagaaTTCCACCCTAAACCTGGACGCCACAACGTTCCCGCTAGATCGAAGGTTGTATGTCGACTTTACTCACGATTCCACCATCACCTCGGTGTTGGCTGCGCTAGATCTTGCGGATTTTAACGAGAGGCTCGACGTGCCAGTAGACGGGAAACGTGTCGACGAAATGCGTCACTTTAAGACGAGCAAACTGGTGCCATTCGCGGCTAGGttggtcgtcgagctgtggGATTGCGCCGACGAGTACGAGTTGGTCAGGTTCAAGCTCAACGATGCTGTGATTCCCTTAGGTCAGTACAGGGATTGTGAGCAGAGGAAGGATGGCATGTGTAAAAAGGAGAGTCTCTTGAAGGCCTTAGCGGCAAGGAACCATCATGGCTGGTGGGACAAGTGTAGGGTCTAA